The proteins below come from a single Iocasia fonsfrigidae genomic window:
- a CDS encoding Uma2 family endonuclease, translating to MRVNSTDLQNAFGKYLSLVKKEDIIVIKNGKTVARLSHYLEPENFFIHEGVEEYKTRRISYQEYLSLVDSSDQRYELIDGEVYLMVSPSFNHQLVVNEISGQFYNYFRDKSCRSLTAPLDVRLCGFALKFEEDPNVVQPDVLVICDEDKVSEDNKYEGVPTLIVEVLSPSTRGKDMITKLNLYMKSGVSEYWIIDLEEKKINQYSFTGERDLDKMISLKEDDIIESIYFEDLKIALADIFKGINY from the coding sequence ATGCGGGTGAATAGTACCGATTTGCAAAATGCTTTCGGCAAGTACCTGTCTCTGGTAAAGAAAGAAGATATTATTGTCATCAAGAACGGGAAAACTGTTGCCAGACTCAGTCATTATCTTGAACCAGAAAACTTTTTTATCCATGAAGGAGTAGAGGAATATAAAACCAGAAGAATTAGCTATCAGGAATATCTTTCTTTAGTTGATTCATCAGATCAAAGATATGAACTGATCGATGGTGAGGTTTACCTAATGGTTTCCCCTTCTTTTAATCACCAGCTGGTAGTCAATGAAATATCTGGACAGTTTTATAATTATTTTAGAGATAAATCTTGCCGTTCTTTAACTGCTCCGCTGGATGTCAGGCTTTGCGGGTTTGCGCTTAAGTTTGAAGAAGACCCTAATGTTGTCCAACCAGATGTATTGGTAATCTGTGATGAAGATAAAGTTAGTGAGGATAATAAATATGAAGGTGTACCGACTTTGATTGTAGAAGTATTATCACCTTCTACCAGGGGTAAAGATATGATTACAAAACTAAATCTTTATATGAAGAGTGGTGTTTCAGAATACTGGATTATTGATCTGGAGGAGAAAAAAATAAATCAGTATTCTTTTACCGGGGAAAGGGATTTAGACAAGATGATATCACTTAAAGAGGATGATATCATAGAATCTATTTACTTCGAAGACTTAAAAATAGCGCTGGCTGATATTTTTAAGGGAATAAATTATTAA